From the genome of Streptomyces sp. NBC_01317, one region includes:
- a CDS encoding ammonium transporter has translation MNGADTAFVLISAALVMLMTPGLAFFYGGMVRVKSALNMLMMSMSALAVVSVLWVLYGYSLTFGDDIGGGLLGNFDHIGLKGITADTLTGGKEGIPVFAFALFQLMFAVITPALMSGALADRVKFSSWTLFIALWVSVVYFPIAHWVWQSDGWLFKLGVIDFAGGTAVHINAGVGGLAAVLVVGKRIGFKKDPMRPHSLPLVVLGAGLLWFGWFGFNAGSALAANGTAAIMAFNTQIATAAAMIGWLAYERIRHGAFTTLGAASGAVAGLVAITPSGAAVNPFGALLIGVVAGAICSWAVSLKYKLGYDDSLDVVGVHLVGGLIGTLLVGVLAINGVGGLDQLGKQAVGAFSVMAYSFVVTWILAKLVDKTIGFRASEDDETSGVDMAFHAESAYDFSALGGSPSGRSSVPADIAGAATNKKVDA, from the coding sequence TTGAATGGCGCAGATACCGCATTCGTATTGATCAGTGCCGCGCTCGTCATGCTGATGACGCCCGGCCTGGCATTCTTCTACGGCGGCATGGTGCGGGTGAAGAGCGCCCTCAACATGCTCATGATGTCGATGAGCGCGCTCGCCGTCGTCAGCGTGCTGTGGGTCCTGTACGGGTACTCACTGACGTTCGGCGACGACATCGGCGGGGGGCTGCTCGGCAACTTCGACCACATCGGGCTGAAGGGCATTACGGCCGACACGCTGACCGGGGGCAAGGAAGGCATTCCCGTCTTCGCCTTCGCCCTGTTCCAGCTGATGTTCGCCGTCATCACCCCGGCACTGATGAGCGGCGCACTCGCCGACCGCGTGAAATTCAGTTCCTGGACCCTGTTCATCGCGCTGTGGGTCAGCGTGGTGTATTTCCCGATCGCCCACTGGGTGTGGCAGTCCGACGGCTGGCTCTTCAAGCTCGGCGTGATCGACTTCGCCGGTGGTACGGCGGTCCACATCAACGCCGGTGTCGGCGGACTCGCCGCGGTCCTGGTCGTCGGCAAACGCATTGGATTCAAGAAGGACCCGATGCGCCCGCACAGCCTGCCGCTCGTCGTGCTCGGCGCCGGACTGCTGTGGTTCGGCTGGTTCGGCTTCAACGCCGGCTCGGCGCTGGCCGCCAACGGCACCGCCGCGATCATGGCGTTCAACACCCAGATCGCCACCGCCGCCGCGATGATCGGCTGGCTCGCCTACGAGCGCATCCGCCACGGCGCGTTCACCACCCTGGGCGCCGCCTCCGGCGCCGTCGCCGGCCTGGTCGCCATCACCCCGTCCGGCGCGGCGGTCAACCCGTTCGGCGCGCTGCTCATCGGCGTCGTGGCCGGTGCGATCTGCTCCTGGGCCGTCAGCCTCAAGTACAAGCTCGGCTATGACGACTCCCTGGACGTCGTCGGTGTCCACCTCGTCGGTGGTCTGATCGGCACCCTGCTCGTGGGCGTCCTCGCCATCAACGGCGTCGGCGGTCTCGACCAGCTCGGCAAGCAGGCCGTCGGAGCCTTCTCGGTGATGGCCTACTCCTTCGTCGTCACCTGGATCCTCGCCAAGCTCGTCGACAAGACGATCGGCTTCCGGGCCTCCGAGGACGACGAGACGAGCGGCGTCGACATGGCCTTCCACGCGGAGTCGGCCTACGACTTCAGTGCGCTGGGCGGCTCTCCCTCGGGCCGTAGTAGCGTCCCGGCCGACATCGCCGGAGCGGCGACGAACAAGAAGGTGGACGCATGA
- a CDS encoding bifunctional DNA primase/polymerase, translated as MGFTIGGTRRRGRGTTECTAVAEYTGIWGWDVAPGSPEGPGDEVPAGATLAEVTKVWSESPGASVLLPVGRSFDVLDVSATAGSRALVRLERMGLPLGPVLATPCGRAYFFVAPGAAAELPQLLYRMGWDDAGLDLRCQGSGHVPAPPTEIPGQGPVRWLRPPSLDTGATPPQARLLLGTLAYICHRSAA; from the coding sequence ATGGGCTTCACGATCGGCGGCACGCGCCGCCGCGGCCGCGGCACCACGGAGTGCACGGCGGTGGCGGAGTACACGGGAATCTGGGGCTGGGACGTCGCCCCCGGCTCGCCCGAAGGGCCGGGCGACGAGGTGCCGGCGGGCGCGACGCTGGCCGAGGTCACCAAGGTGTGGTCCGAGTCTCCTGGAGCGTCGGTCCTGCTGCCGGTGGGCCGCAGCTTCGACGTCCTCGACGTGTCGGCCACGGCCGGCTCGCGGGCCCTGGTCCGCCTGGAGCGGATGGGACTCCCCCTGGGCCCGGTCCTGGCGACGCCCTGCGGGCGCGCGTACTTCTTCGTGGCGCCCGGGGCGGCGGCCGAACTGCCCCAGCTGCTCTACCGCATGGGCTGGGACGACGCGGGCCTGGACCTGCGCTGCCAGGGCTCGGGCCACGTACCGGCCCCACCCACCGAGATCCCGGGCCAGGGCCCGGTCCGCTGGCTGCGCCCCCCGTCCCTGGACACCGGGGCGACCCCGCCCCAGGCAAGACTGCTCCTGGGCACACTGGCGTACATCTGCCACCGCTCAGCCGCCTAG
- a CDS encoding methyltransferase domain-containing protein, whose amino-acid sequence MTRTLVQHHTNAGPPPAVASDTSARARDWAEIQERMLVPLYEAVHERLEVRAGTRLLGLGCGSGLALLMATARGARVTGVDSDEELLTLASARLAAPGSASRPSGSVLPTSRMAEAALPGGVPYDVITALQPIGCVAGDAKGLAPALDAAIPLAGRGAPVVLTGWGPPERCATAGVLRVAGRLADPLRKGGWRPAYRDDLEEVAARAGLKPDGSGRVSCPFGYADTESAVRGLLSTGVFDGAVRAVDRRQVEKEIAEALHPHVRKDGTVWMPNVFRYLIART is encoded by the coding sequence ATGACACGTACGCTCGTCCAGCACCATACGAACGCGGGGCCGCCCCCGGCGGTCGCCTCCGACACCTCCGCACGCGCCCGCGACTGGGCCGAGATCCAGGAACGCATGCTGGTACCGCTCTACGAAGCGGTCCACGAGCGCCTGGAGGTCCGCGCCGGTACCCGGCTGCTGGGCCTCGGCTGCGGCTCGGGCCTGGCGCTCCTGATGGCGACGGCGCGGGGGGCGCGGGTCACGGGCGTCGACTCCGACGAGGAGCTGCTGACGCTGGCGTCGGCGCGGCTGGCCGCGCCCGGGTCCGCCTCCCGCCCCTCCGGGAGCGTGCTCCCCACCTCCCGCATGGCGGAGGCCGCGCTGCCGGGCGGTGTGCCGTACGACGTGATCACCGCGCTCCAGCCGATCGGCTGCGTGGCGGGCGACGCGAAGGGGCTGGCTCCCGCGCTGGACGCGGCGATACCGCTGGCGGGGCGGGGCGCCCCGGTGGTGCTGACGGGCTGGGGCCCGCCGGAGCGCTGCGCGACGGCGGGTGTCCTGCGGGTCGCGGGCCGGCTGGCCGACCCCCTCCGCAAGGGCGGCTGGCGCCCGGCGTACCGGGACGACCTGGAAGAGGTCGCGGCCCGCGCGGGCCTCAAGCCGGACGGTTCGGGCCGCGTGTCGTGCCCGTTCGGGTACGCGGACACGGAGAGCGCGGTGCGGGGGCTGTTGTCGACGGGGGTGTTCGACGGGGCGGTGCGGGCGGTGGATCGGCGGCAGGTGGAGAAGGAGATCGCGGAGGCGTTGCATCCGCATGTCCGTAAGGACGGGACGGTCTGGATGCCGAATGTGTTCCGGTACCTGATCGCGCGAACCTAA
- a CDS encoding P-II family nitrogen regulator gives MKLITAVVKPHRLDEIKEALQAFGIQGLTVTEASGYGRQRGHTEVYRGAEYTVDLVPKIRIEVLVEDSDAEELIEVVVKAARTGKIGDGKVWSVPVDTAVRVRTGERGPDAL, from the coding sequence ATGAAGCTCATCACCGCAGTCGTGAAGCCACACCGGCTCGACGAGATCAAGGAGGCCCTCCAGGCCTTCGGGATCCAGGGGCTCACGGTCACGGAGGCCAGCGGGTACGGCCGGCAGCGCGGTCACACCGAGGTCTACCGGGGTGCGGAGTACACCGTCGACCTCGTCCCGAAGATCCGTATCGAGGTACTGGTCGAGGACAGCGACGCCGAAGAGCTCATCGAGGTAGTGGTCAAGGCAGCCAGAACCGGCAAGATCGGTGACGGCAAGGTATGGAGCGTTCCGGTCGACACGGCGGTCCGGGTACGGACCGGCGAACGCGGCCCCGACGCCCTCTGA
- a CDS encoding [protein-PII] uridylyltransferase, whose product MTSLEETTEQTDSGPSGYAAARLRLLQEKARSGPPRRAALAKLTDGWLNALFTTAAREASVRGAALVAVGGYGRGELSPRSDLDLLLLHDGKAGAPAIAALADRVWYPVWDLGLALDHSVRTPAEARRTAGEDLKVQLGLLDARHVAGDLGLVTGVRTAILADWRNQAPKRLPELDELCRERAERQGELQFLLEPDLKEARGGLRDATALRAVAASWLADAPREGLSDARRRLLDARDALHLTTGRATDRLALQEQDSVAAELGLLDADALLRQVYEAARTVSYASDVTWREVNRVLRSRGARPRLRAMLGTKPAPERTPLAEGVVEQDGEVVLARTARVERDLVLPLRAAAAAAQAGLPISLHAVRRIAAAAKPLPVPWPAEAREELVKLLGAGESTVPVWEALEAEGLITQLLPDWERVRCRPQRNPVHTWTVDRHLVETAVQASSLTRRVHRPDLLLVSALLHDIGKGWPGDHSVAGEVIARDVASRIGFDRDDTAVIAGVVRHHLLLIDTATRRDLDDPATVSSVAGRVGSLGTLELLHALTEADALATGPAAWSTWRAGLVSDLVRRVAAVLAGDEVPEPEPTAPSAEQERLAVEALRTGEPVLALHAPQTEPPPEEEPDTEPEPVGVELVIALRDQPGVLPAAAGVLALHRLTVRAADLRAIELPTELGERSDVLLLSWRVAAEYGSLPQASRLRADLVRALDGTLDIPARLAEREAAYPRRRGVKAPPPRVTVAPTASRHATVIEVRAQDAPGLLHRIGRALEEAAVRVRSAHVSTLGANAVDTVYVTRADGSRLPEADAAALAKSLEEALR is encoded by the coding sequence GTGACGAGCCTCGAAGAGACAACCGAGCAGACAGACTCGGGACCCAGCGGCTATGCGGCGGCCCGGCTGCGCCTTCTCCAGGAGAAGGCGCGGTCCGGGCCGCCGCGGCGCGCCGCCCTCGCGAAACTGACCGACGGCTGGCTGAACGCGCTGTTCACCACCGCCGCGAGGGAAGCCAGCGTCCGGGGCGCGGCCCTCGTCGCCGTGGGCGGCTACGGACGGGGCGAACTGTCCCCGCGCAGCGACCTCGACCTGCTGCTCCTGCACGACGGCAAGGCCGGCGCCCCCGCCATCGCGGCCCTCGCCGACCGCGTCTGGTACCCGGTGTGGGACCTCGGCCTCGCCCTGGACCACTCCGTCCGCACCCCCGCCGAGGCGCGCAGGACCGCCGGCGAGGACCTCAAGGTCCAGCTCGGGCTGCTCGACGCCCGGCACGTCGCCGGCGACTTGGGCCTCGTCACGGGCGTACGGACCGCGATCCTCGCCGACTGGCGCAACCAGGCACCCAAGCGGCTGCCCGAACTCGACGAACTCTGCCGCGAGCGCGCCGAACGCCAGGGCGAACTGCAATTCCTCCTTGAACCCGACCTCAAGGAGGCCAGGGGCGGCCTGCGCGACGCCACAGCCCTGCGCGCCGTCGCCGCGTCCTGGCTCGCCGACGCGCCCCGCGAAGGCCTCTCCGACGCCCGCAGACGCCTCCTGGACGCCCGCGACGCCCTGCACCTGACCACCGGACGCGCCACCGACCGGCTCGCCCTCCAGGAGCAGGACTCCGTCGCGGCCGAACTGGGCCTGCTGGACGCCGACGCCCTGCTGCGCCAGGTGTACGAAGCGGCCCGCACGGTCTCGTACGCCTCCGACGTCACCTGGCGCGAGGTCAACCGCGTGCTCCGCTCCCGGGGCGCCAGGCCCCGGCTGCGCGCCATGCTCGGCACCAAACCCGCGCCCGAGCGCACCCCCCTCGCCGAAGGAGTGGTGGAGCAGGACGGCGAGGTCGTCCTCGCCCGTACCGCACGTGTGGAACGCGACCTCGTCCTGCCCCTGCGGGCCGCGGCCGCCGCCGCCCAGGCGGGCCTGCCGATCTCCCTGCACGCCGTACGCCGCATCGCCGCCGCCGCGAAGCCCCTGCCGGTGCCCTGGCCCGCCGAGGCCCGCGAGGAACTCGTCAAACTGCTCGGCGCCGGCGAGTCCACCGTCCCCGTCTGGGAGGCCCTCGAAGCCGAAGGCCTGATCACCCAGCTCCTGCCCGACTGGGAGCGGGTCCGCTGCCGGCCCCAGCGCAACCCCGTCCACACCTGGACCGTCGACCGCCACCTCGTCGAGACCGCCGTCCAGGCCTCCTCCCTGACCCGCCGCGTCCACCGGCCCGACCTGCTCCTCGTCAGCGCCCTGCTGCACGACATCGGCAAGGGCTGGCCCGGCGACCACTCCGTCGCCGGTGAGGTCATCGCCCGCGACGTCGCCTCACGCATCGGCTTCGACCGCGACGACACGGCCGTCATCGCCGGCGTCGTACGCCACCACCTGCTGCTCATCGACACCGCCACCCGGCGCGACCTGGACGACCCCGCGACGGTCAGCTCCGTCGCCGGCCGGGTCGGCTCCCTCGGCACCCTGGAGCTGCTCCACGCCCTGACCGAGGCGGACGCCCTGGCCACCGGGCCCGCGGCCTGGTCCACCTGGCGCGCCGGACTCGTCTCCGACCTCGTGCGGCGGGTCGCCGCCGTCCTCGCGGGCGACGAGGTCCCCGAACCCGAACCCACCGCGCCCAGCGCCGAACAGGAACGCCTCGCCGTCGAGGCGCTGCGCACCGGCGAACCCGTCCTCGCCCTGCACGCCCCGCAGACCGAGCCCCCGCCCGAGGAGGAGCCCGACACCGAACCCGAACCGGTCGGCGTCGAACTCGTCATCGCGCTGCGCGACCAGCCGGGCGTCCTGCCCGCCGCGGCGGGCGTGCTCGCCCTGCACCGGCTCACCGTCCGGGCGGCCGACCTGCGCGCCATAGAGCTCCCCACGGAGCTGGGCGAGCGCTCCGACGTCCTGCTGCTGAGCTGGCGGGTGGCCGCGGAGTACGGCTCCCTCCCGCAGGCGAGCCGGCTGCGCGCCGACCTCGTACGGGCCCTGGACGGCACGCTGGACATCCCCGCCAGGCTCGCCGAACGCGAGGCCGCGTACCCCAGGCGCCGGGGCGTGAAGGCCCCGCCGCCCCGGGTGACCGTCGCCCCGACGGCCTCCCGGCACGCCACGGTCATCGAGGTACGCGCCCAGGACGCCCCGGGGCTGCTGCACCGCATCGGGCGCGCGCTGGAGGAAGCGGCGGTACGGGTCCGGAGCGCCCACGTCTCGACCCTCGGCGCGAACGCCGTGGACACCGTCTACGTCACACGCGCGGACGGGTCGCGCCTGCCGGAGGCGGACGCGGCGGCCCTGGCGAAGTCCCTGGAGGAAGCGCTGAGGTGA
- the nsdA gene encoding transcriptional repressor NsdA, whose translation MGGSGASGTNSGKSPNGQLGSWFVRSGWSKGELARQVNRRAREMGAHHISTDTSRVRRWLDGEQPREPIPRILSELFSERFGTVVAVEDLGLRSAHQSPSVSGVDLPWAGPQTVSLLSEFSRSDLMLARRGFLGSSLALAAGPSLVEPMQRWLVPIPAVEREHSVGERPEDLGSRPSRLSRTELDLLESTTTMFRQWDAQCGGGLRRKAVVGQLHEVTDLLQEPQPQETARRLFRCAAELAELAGWMSYDVGLQPNAQKYFVLALHAAKEAGDKPLGSYILSSMSRQMIHLGRPDDALELIHLAQYGSRDCATSRTQAMLYAMEARAYANMGQPSKCKRAVRMAEDTFSDVGLDGEPEPDWIRFFSEAELNGENAHSYRDLAYVAGRSPTYASLAEPVMRRAVELFEHDREHQRSYALNLIGMATVHLLKREPEESAALAQTALDAAKKVRSERVNNRLRKTVDTAARDFGDVAEIAYLTDRLSTQLPESAEAV comes from the coding sequence GTGGGCGGCAGCGGCGCGAGCGGCACGAATTCAGGCAAGAGCCCGAACGGGCAGCTGGGCTCGTGGTTTGTGCGAAGCGGCTGGTCGAAGGGCGAACTCGCACGTCAAGTCAACCGCAGGGCCCGCGAGATGGGCGCCCACCACATCAGCACGGACACCTCGCGGGTACGGCGCTGGCTCGACGGCGAGCAGCCCCGCGAGCCCATTCCGCGGATCCTGTCCGAGCTGTTCTCGGAGCGGTTCGGCACCGTTGTGGCCGTGGAGGACCTCGGCCTGCGCTCCGCACACCAGTCACCCTCGGTGTCCGGCGTCGACCTGCCCTGGGCGGGACCGCAGACCGTGTCGCTGCTCAGCGAGTTCTCGCGCAGCGACCTGATGCTGGCCCGGCGCGGCTTCCTCGGCTCCTCGCTGGCCCTGGCGGCGGGACCGTCCCTGGTCGAGCCCATGCAGCGCTGGCTCGTACCCATCCCGGCCGTCGAGCGCGAGCACTCCGTCGGCGAGCGCCCGGAGGACCTGGGATCCCGCCCCTCCCGGCTGTCCCGGACGGAGCTGGACCTGCTGGAGTCGACCACGACCATGTTCCGGCAGTGGGACGCGCAGTGCGGCGGCGGGCTGCGGCGCAAGGCGGTCGTCGGGCAGCTCCACGAGGTGACCGACCTGCTCCAGGAGCCCCAGCCGCAGGAGACGGCCCGGCGGCTGTTCCGGTGCGCCGCCGAACTGGCCGAGCTGGCCGGCTGGATGAGCTACGACGTAGGACTCCAGCCCAACGCCCAGAAGTATTTCGTCCTCGCGCTGCACGCCGCCAAGGAGGCGGGGGACAAGCCGCTCGGCTCGTACATCCTGTCCTCGATGAGCCGTCAGATGATCCATCTGGGCCGGCCCGACGACGCGCTGGAACTGATCCACCTCGCCCAGTACGGCAGCCGCGACTGCGCCACCTCCAGGACGCAGGCGATGCTGTATGCGATGGAGGCGCGCGCGTACGCGAATATGGGCCAGCCGAGCAAGTGCAAACGGGCCGTCCGGATGGCCGAGGACACCTTCTCCGACGTGGGCCTGGACGGCGAACCCGAGCCCGACTGGATCCGCTTCTTCTCCGAGGCCGAGCTGAACGGCGAGAACGCCCATTCGTACCGCGATCTGGCCTATGTCGCCGGCCGCAGCCCGACGTACGCCTCCCTCGCCGAGCCCGTCATGAGGCGCGCCGTCGAGCTCTTCGAGCACGACCGGGAGCACCAGCGGTCGTACGCGCTCAACCTCATCGGCATGGCGACCGTGCACCTGCTCAAGCGAGAGCCCGAGGAGTCGGCCGCCCTGGCCCAGACCGCCCTGGACGCGGCGAAGAAGGTGCGGTCGGAGCGGGTCAACAACCGGCTGCGCAAAACCGTCGACACCGCCGCGCGGGACTTCGGCGACGTGGCCGAGATCGCCTATCTGACCGACCGTCTCTCCACCCAGCTGCCCGAGTCCGCCGAGGCGGTCTGA
- the ffh gene encoding signal recognition particle protein, with translation MFDTLSDRLAATFKSLRGKGRLSPEDIDATAREIRIALLEADVALPVVRAFIAKVKERASGAEVSGALNPSQQVIKIVNEELVGILGGETRRLRFAKQAPTVIMLAGLQGAGKTTLAGKLGLWLKNQGHSPLLVACDLQRPNAVTQLSVVAERAGVAVYAPEPGNGVGDPVKVAKDSIEYARSRQYDIVVVDTAGRLGIDQELMKQASDIRDAVNPDETLFVVDAMIGQDAVNTAEAFRDGVGFDGVVLSKLDGDARGGAALSIAHVTGKQIMFASNGEKLDEFDAFHPDRMASRILDMGDLLTLIEQAEKTFSQAEAEKMAAKLQSSKGGKDFTLDDFLAQMEQVRKMGSISKLLGMLPGMGQIKDQINNIDERDVDRTAAIIKSMTPGERHEPTIINGSRRARIARGSGVEVSAVKNLVERFFEARKMMSKMAQGGGMPGMPGVPGMGGGPGRTKKKQKVAKGKQRSGNPMKRKLEEQAAATRRETAEPSSGNAFGLPAGEPDKNFELPDEFKKFMG, from the coding sequence GTGTTCGACACTCTCTCCGACCGCCTCGCAGCCACATTCAAGAGCCTCCGGGGCAAAGGGCGCCTCAGCCCGGAGGACATCGACGCCACGGCCCGCGAGATCCGTATCGCCCTGCTCGAAGCCGACGTGGCCCTGCCCGTCGTCCGCGCCTTCATCGCCAAGGTCAAGGAGCGCGCGAGCGGCGCCGAGGTCTCGGGCGCGCTGAACCCGAGCCAGCAGGTCATCAAGATCGTCAACGAGGAGCTCGTCGGCATCCTCGGCGGTGAGACCCGGCGGCTGCGCTTCGCCAAGCAGGCGCCCACCGTCATCATGCTCGCCGGCCTCCAGGGCGCGGGTAAGACCACCCTCGCGGGAAAGCTCGGCCTCTGGCTCAAGAACCAGGGCCACTCCCCGCTCCTGGTCGCCTGTGACCTCCAGCGCCCCAACGCCGTCACCCAGCTCTCCGTCGTCGCCGAGCGCGCGGGTGTCGCCGTGTACGCCCCGGAGCCGGGCAACGGCGTCGGCGACCCGGTCAAGGTCGCCAAGGACTCCATCGAGTACGCAAGGTCGCGCCAGTACGACATCGTCGTGGTCGACACCGCGGGCCGCCTGGGCATCGACCAGGAGCTGATGAAGCAGGCCTCCGACATCCGCGACGCGGTCAATCCCGACGAGACGCTCTTCGTCGTCGACGCGATGATCGGCCAGGACGCGGTCAACACCGCCGAGGCGTTCCGCGACGGCGTCGGCTTCGACGGTGTGGTCCTCTCCAAGCTCGACGGCGACGCCCGCGGTGGCGCGGCGCTCTCCATCGCGCACGTCACCGGCAAGCAGATCATGTTCGCCTCCAACGGCGAGAAGCTCGACGAGTTCGACGCGTTCCACCCGGACCGGATGGCGTCCCGCATCCTCGACATGGGTGACCTCCTCACCCTGATCGAGCAGGCGGAGAAGACGTTCAGCCAGGCCGAGGCCGAGAAGATGGCCGCCAAGCTCCAGAGCAGCAAGGGCGGCAAGGACTTCACCCTGGACGACTTCCTCGCCCAGATGGAACAGGTCAGGAAGATGGGCAGCATCTCGAAGCTGCTCGGCATGCTCCCCGGCATGGGCCAGATCAAGGACCAGATCAACAACATCGACGAGCGGGACGTGGACCGTACCGCCGCGATCATCAAGTCGATGACACCGGGCGAGCGTCACGAACCCACCATCATCAACGGCTCACGCCGGGCGCGGATCGCCCGCGGTTCCGGCGTGGAGGTCAGCGCGGTCAAGAACCTCGTGGAGCGGTTCTTCGAGGCGCGCAAGATGATGTCGAAGATGGCGCAGGGCGGGGGGATGCCGGGGATGCCGGGCGTTCCCGGGATGGGCGGGGGCCCCGGCCGTACGAAGAAGAAGCAGAAGGTCGCGAAGGGGAAGCAGCGGTCGGGCAACCCGATGAAGCGAAAGCTGGAGGAACAGGCGGCGGCGACGCGACGGGAGACGGCGGAGCCGTCCTCGGGCAACGCGTTTGGCCTGCCGGCCGGGGAGCCCGACAAGAACTTCGAGCTTCCGGACGAGTTCAAGAAGTTCATGGGCTGA
- the ftsY gene encoding signal recognition particle-docking protein FtsY yields MEIVILVVVIALVAVGAISGLVVGSRKKKKLPPRAPSSSPTLTAPPAEPHVGDEAETPRDEPRRTIEEVGLPDASDATGTPVAVEDPVVGAPPAVEIEIPEPTAGRLVRLRARLSRSQNSLGKGLLTLLSREHLDDDTWDEIEETLLTADVGVAPTQELVGRLRERVRVLGTRTPGELRTLLREELVALLDVGADREDFDRTVRTESLLDTPAVVMVVGVNGTGKTTTTGKLARVLVADGKSVVLGAADTFRAAAADQLQTWGQRVGARTVRGPEGGDPASVAFDAVKEGIAEGADVVLIDTAGRLHTKTGLMDELGKVKRVVEKHGPLDEVLLVLDATTGQNGLVQARVFAEVVDITGIVLTKLDGTAKGGIVIAVQRELGVPVKLVGLGEGADDLAPFEAGAFVDALIGE; encoded by the coding sequence ATGGAAATCGTCATCCTTGTTGTAGTCATCGCCCTGGTCGCGGTCGGCGCGATCAGCGGGCTCGTGGTCGGCAGCCGTAAGAAGAAGAAGCTGCCGCCCCGGGCGCCGTCGAGCTCGCCGACCCTCACAGCTCCGCCCGCCGAGCCACACGTCGGTGACGAGGCGGAGACGCCGCGCGACGAACCGCGCCGCACCATCGAGGAGGTCGGTCTCCCGGACGCCTCGGACGCCACGGGGACGCCGGTCGCCGTCGAGGACCCGGTGGTCGGCGCGCCGCCCGCCGTCGAGATCGAGATCCCCGAGCCGACCGCCGGCCGGCTGGTCCGGCTCCGCGCGCGGCTCTCCCGCTCGCAGAACTCCCTCGGCAAGGGGCTGCTCACGCTCCTGTCGCGCGAGCACCTGGACGACGACACCTGGGACGAGATCGAGGAGACGCTGCTCACGGCGGACGTCGGCGTCGCGCCCACCCAGGAGCTGGTCGGACGGCTCCGGGAGCGCGTGCGGGTGCTGGGCACCCGGACGCCCGGCGAGCTGCGCACGCTGCTGCGTGAGGAACTGGTGGCGCTGCTGGACGTCGGCGCGGACCGGGAGGACTTCGACCGGACGGTCAGGACCGAGAGCCTCCTGGACACCCCGGCCGTCGTGATGGTCGTCGGGGTCAACGGCACCGGCAAGACCACCACCACGGGCAAGCTGGCGCGGGTGCTGGTCGCGGACGGGAAGTCGGTCGTGCTCGGCGCGGCGGACACGTTCCGCGCGGCGGCGGCCGACCAGCTCCAGACGTGGGGGCAGCGGGTCGGGGCCCGTACGGTACGCGGACCCGAGGGCGGCGACCCCGCGTCGGTGGCCTTCGACGCGGTCAAGGAAGGCATCGCGGAGGGCGCCGACGTGGTGCTCATCGACACCGCCGGGCGGCTGCACACCAAGACCGGGCTGATGGACGAGCTGGGCAAGGTCAAGCGGGTCGTGGAGAAGCACGGGCCGCTGGACGAGGTGCTGCTGGTGCTGGACGCGACGACCGGGCAGAACGGGCTGGTCCAGGCGCGGGTGTTCGCGGAGGTCGTGGACATCACCGGGATCGTCCTGACCAAGCTGGACGGCACCGCGAAGGGCGGCATCGTGATCGCGGTCCAGCGGGAGCTGGGCGTCCCGGTGAAGCTGGTGGGGCTGGGGGAGGGCGCGGATGACCTGGCGCCGTTCGAGGCGGGCGCGTTCGTGGACGCGCTCATCGGCGAGTAG